A region of Bacteroidia bacterium DNA encodes the following proteins:
- a CDS encoding lysophospholipid acyltransferase family protein — MNLITPKELKSAILKSFGRAGLAKLLVQATQVKKINRFYDLHNEDSADEFIDAVIKRLNLKYEIREDDLKRIPLTGPFITVSNHPFGGIDGILLIKILCNIRPDYKIMASYLLKRLKPVEGFLLPINTFDLPDSKSRNLADIKNALIHLREGHPLGIFPAGRTSIYNPETKQIADAEWQYEISKFIKKTNVPVIPINFLGRNRSNVNVMSVIHPLLKSNRLPQELFNRKNRLINIRIGKPIPVNELDHFSNISQFGRFLRVKTYALGSSIDVKKFYRYQHKQQSEAEKIVDAIPKEKLIEDISKIPKEHFLFKVNNYRVFCVPSFEIPNILNELGRLREITFREVGEGTNKSIDIDEFDLYYYHLFIWDDTEEKIVGAYRVGKGHDIVNQYGKKGFYLHSLFKIDDKMIPLLSESLELGRSFICKDYQQKPVPLFLLWKGILYFLLKHKDYRYLIGPVSISNQFSKMSKALITEFIKSNYFNDELAKLIKPRTQFTANFPEVDTDIILETTQNDLNKFDKLIEEIEPANFKLPVLLKKYIKLNARIIGFNIDPKFNDALDGLIMLDLFNVPLETIRSLSKELEDTDILERFNNNDPELLKKIPDFYQPK, encoded by the coding sequence ATGAACTTAATTACTCCCAAAGAACTAAAATCTGCAATTCTAAAAAGCTTTGGGAGAGCTGGTTTAGCAAAATTACTTGTTCAGGCAACTCAGGTTAAAAAAATTAATCGATTTTATGATCTTCATAACGAGGATAGTGCAGATGAGTTTATTGATGCTGTTATTAAAAGATTAAATCTGAAGTACGAAATTAGGGAAGATGATTTGAAAAGAATCCCATTAACCGGACCATTTATAACAGTTTCTAATCACCCTTTTGGCGGAATTGATGGAATATTACTTATTAAGATTCTTTGTAATATTCGTCCCGATTATAAGATAATGGCTAGTTATCTTTTAAAAAGACTGAAACCTGTAGAAGGATTTTTATTGCCAATAAATACTTTTGATTTACCGGATTCAAAAAGTAGAAATCTAGCTGATATTAAAAATGCATTAATTCATTTGCGTGAAGGTCATCCTTTGGGGATTTTTCCTGCCGGACGAACATCAATTTATAATCCTGAAACCAAGCAAATTGCTGATGCTGAATGGCAGTATGAAATCTCAAAATTTATAAAGAAAACAAATGTTCCAGTAATTCCAATTAATTTTTTAGGTAGAAATCGCTCAAATGTTAATGTAATGAGCGTTATACATCCATTACTTAAATCAAACAGATTGCCTCAGGAACTATTCAACAGAAAAAACAGGCTTATAAATATTAGAATTGGAAAACCCATTCCTGTTAACGAACTTGATCATTTTAGTAATATTTCTCAATTTGGTAGATTTCTAAGAGTAAAAACTTATGCTCTGGGAAGTTCTATTGATGTTAAAAAATTTTACAGATATCAGCATAAACAGCAGTCAGAAGCAGAAAAAATTGTGGATGCAATTCCAAAAGAAAAGTTAATTGAGGATATTTCAAAAATTCCTAAAGAACATTTTCTGTTTAAAGTAAATAATTATAGAGTGTTTTGTGTTCCTTCTTTTGAAATTCCCAATATTTTAAATGAACTAGGAAGATTGCGTGAAATTACTTTTAGAGAGGTTGGTGAAGGAACAAATAAAAGTATCGATATTGATGAGTTTGATTTATATTATTATCACTTATTTATATGGGATGATACTGAAGAAAAAATTGTTGGTGCATACAGGGTAGGCAAGGGGCATGATATTGTAAATCAGTATGGGAAAAAAGGGTTTTATTTACATAGCCTTTTTAAAATTGATGATAAAATGATACCTCTTTTAAGCGAATCGCTTGAATTGGGGCGTTCATTTATTTGTAAAGATTATCAGCAGAAACCAGTGCCACTTTTTCTTTTATGGAAAGGGATATTGTACTTTTTGTTAAAACATAAGGACTATAGATATTTAATCGGACCGGTAAGCATCAGTAATCAGTTCAGTAAAATGTCAAAGGCACTTATAACTGAATTTATAAAATCTAATTATTTTAATGATGAATTAGCAAAACTAATTAAACCAAGAACTCAGTTTACTGCAAATTTCCCCGAAGTTGATACAGATATTATTCTTGAAACAACTCAAAATGACCTAAATAAGTTCGATAAATTAATTGAAGAGATTGAGCCTGCAAATTTTAAATTACCAGTTCTTCTTAAGAAATATATTAAGCTAAATGCAAGAATTATTGGTTTTAATATTGACCCAAAATTTAATGACGCGCTAGATGGCTTGATTATGTTAGATTTATTTAATGTTCCACTGGAAACTATACGCTCACTTTCAAAGGAACTTGAGGATACAGATATATTGGAACGATTTAATAATAACGACCCTGAATTATTGAAAAAAATTCCCGACTTTTACCAACCAAAATAA
- a CDS encoding TIGR02757 family protein, with the protein MKKISSKIVSELTEKAEFYNCPDFIKNDPIQIPHSFSKKEDIEISAFLSSTIAWGNRTSIIKNAKRLMVLMDNSPYDFVKNAKGKELLPLTKFVHRTYNGDDCLGFIHSLQNIYTEHGGLENVFSKGFKKSNSIESSLLYFREIFMKYLELPRTAKHVSDISKGSAAKRLNMFLRWMVRKDNKGVDFGLWKNIPASALMIPLDVHVGNVAREMGILERKQNDWKAVVELTELLRTINPKDPIIFDFALFGIGVNKKSTNLPKSIKN; encoded by the coding sequence GTGAAAAAAATATCATCAAAAATTGTTTCGGAGTTAACCGAAAAAGCTGAGTTCTATAATTGTCCCGATTTCATTAAAAATGATCCAATACAGATTCCTCATAGCTTTTCAAAAAAAGAAGATATTGAGATTTCTGCTTTTCTTTCTTCAACAATAGCCTGGGGAAACAGAACTTCGATAATTAAAAATGCAAAAAGGTTAATGGTTTTAATGGATAATTCGCCTTATGATTTTGTAAAAAATGCAAAGGGGAAAGAGTTATTACCTCTTACAAAATTTGTTCACAGAACTTATAACGGAGATGACTGCCTTGGATTTATCCATTCATTACAAAATATTTACACAGAGCATGGAGGTTTAGAAAATGTTTTTTCAAAAGGATTTAAAAAATCAAATTCTATAGAAAGTTCATTATTATATTTCAGAGAAATATTTATGAAATATCTGGAGCTTCCCAGAACTGCAAAACACGTTTCAGATATTTCAAAAGGATCTGCTGCAAAAAGATTAAACATGTTTCTGCGTTGGATGGTAAGAAAGGATAATAAAGGCGTTGACTTTGGTTTATGGAAAAATATTCCGGCTTCAGCATTAATGATTCCACTCGACGTTCATGTGGGTAATGTAGCAAGAGAAATGGGAATACTTGAAAGAAAACAAAACGACTGGAAAGCAGTAGTAGAATTAACAGAACTTTTAAGAACAATAAATCCTAAAGATCCAATAATTTTTGATTTTGCACTTTTTGGTATCGGGGTAAATAAAAAGTCAACAAATCTGCCTAAATCGATAAAGAACTAA
- a CDS encoding carboxypeptidase regulatory-like domain-containing protein yields MKRFLLFLSISMFYTFTVKGQCTVAIEQSGPNCYMMCAGWANAIPDNGVPPYSYHWSNQVNMQSLTELCSGTYSVTVTDSLGCIAINSITILDAPMLYLTVDSVHNASCFGLADGEAWIHAVGGIPPYTYDWNNGNDSTYISGLMAVEYYPIVTDSIGCTYGGFVNITSPPQIVFNEMLTPPYCFNNTGFIQPYVSGGTPFSLFPYQYQWSTFTNPNFATTENIYSLGPDLYTLSVTDSLGCTNVEVFKLNTSDGPNPTVSWLNVSCNGLNNGMVTNVTHTVPTNAYYWSTGATTLLPYPQNLAPGNYWYKETTPAGCNGFDYFTVTEPNPITNIPFQLDLNCFGDSTGYISLDIQGGSPSQTYPYYDFLWSTGDTTNFVDQVPSGTYSVTVTDIQGCTYTNSYNIISPSIFLIDSIHLTNITCNGFNDGSVGIFASGGVPPYYFSIDSIYWNHYDTITSLLPNVTYHIVAKDSNYCYTYSSYFSFIEPPLIDITYNQIDPTCIGNNGSIDITPTGGVIPFSITWDTPGMTSFTETGLSQGLYDATVTDANGCVNQLFFVMNQTSSPAVLSGSISYSGGALPPNEAKIFLFTPSTTGAVEMDTIAATTNSTSIWQFSGLLPGNYYVKANLLNPLSFPNVLNSYYDNTFEWLNATPIVLSCDDTTNITLNMASITPQTTGNGTISGTVIMIGGTKAAGEPVPGAEILIEQEPNDVPVQCVFTDSTGLYVFHNLVPDTGYHIIVQIPGFPQINTYQNITVIANDTLPNLNFLVDTIVGIYKDTASFVSQISINGVGLEVYPNPFVTNINVKLSLTKSANVSYELYDELGHTIIKSKPVFMLEGKNEFNIVPNNNTGICYLMIKAGETILVKKLISNKK; encoded by the coding sequence ATGAAAAGATTTTTACTTTTTTTAAGTATAAGCATGTTCTATACATTTACTGTAAAAGGACAATGTACAGTAGCTATTGAACAAAGCGGTCCTAATTGCTATATGATGTGTGCTGGTTGGGCAAATGCCATTCCTGACAATGGTGTGCCACCGTATAGCTATCACTGGTCTAATCAGGTTAACATGCAATCATTAACTGAATTGTGTTCAGGAACCTATAGTGTAACAGTTACTGATTCACTCGGTTGTATTGCAATTAATTCAATCACAATACTAGATGCACCAATGCTTTATTTAACGGTGGATTCTGTACATAATGCTTCATGTTTCGGATTGGCTGACGGTGAAGCATGGATACATGCTGTTGGGGGCATACCACCATATACATATGACTGGAACAATGGTAATGATTCTACATATATTTCAGGCTTAATGGCAGTAGAATATTATCCTATTGTAACAGATTCAATAGGTTGTACTTATGGCGGATTTGTTAACATAACCAGTCCCCCTCAAATAGTTTTTAATGAAATGTTAACGCCTCCCTATTGTTTTAACAATACTGGTTTTATTCAACCTTATGTTAGTGGTGGCACACCTTTTTCCTTATTCCCTTATCAATATCAATGGAGTACTTTTACGAATCCAAATTTTGCAACTACCGAAAACATTTATAGTCTGGGTCCAGATTTATACACACTTTCTGTTACCGATTCATTGGGATGTACAAATGTTGAAGTATTTAAATTAAATACTTCTGATGGTCCTAATCCAACAGTATCCTGGTTAAATGTTTCTTGTAATGGTTTAAATAATGGTATGGTAACAAATGTTACTCATACAGTACCAACCAATGCTTATTATTGGTCAACAGGCGCAACAACTTTACTTCCATATCCTCAGAATCTCGCACCGGGAAATTACTGGTATAAAGAAACAACTCCTGCAGGATGTAATGGCTTTGATTATTTTACTGTTACCGAACCAAATCCAATTACAAATATACCTTTCCAGTTAGATCTTAATTGCTTTGGAGACTCCACAGGTTATATTTCTCTTGATATTCAAGGTGGCAGCCCAAGTCAGACATACCCGTATTATGACTTTTTATGGAGTACCGGTGATACTACTAATTTTGTAGATCAAGTACCGTCTGGAACATATTCTGTAACCGTTACAGATATCCAGGGTTGTACTTATACAAATAGTTATAACATTATATCTCCATCTATATTTTTAATAGATAGTATTCATCTTACAAATATTACTTGCAATGGCTTTAACGATGGTTCTGTTGGTATTTTTGCAAGTGGTGGTGTACCTCCTTATTATTTTTCTATAGATAGCATTTACTGGAATCATTATGATACCATAACATCACTGCTTCCTAACGTAACATATCACATTGTTGCCAAAGACAGTAATTATTGTTATACTTATTCATCTTATTTTTCATTTATCGAACCACCTTTGATTGATATTACTTATAATCAAATTGATCCAACTTGTATTGGAAATAATGGAAGCATTGATATTACTCCAACAGGAGGTGTTATTCCTTTTTCAATTACCTGGGATACTCCTGGTATGACAAGCTTTACAGAAACCGGACTTTCGCAAGGCCTTTATGATGCTACAGTAACAGATGCAAATGGATGCGTAAATCAATTGTTCTTTGTTATGAACCAAACATCATCACCTGCAGTACTCAGCGGATCTATTTCTTATTCAGGCGGTGCCTTACCTCCAAATGAAGCTAAAATATTTTTATTTACACCATCAACCACAGGTGCTGTAGAAATGGATACTATTGCAGCAACCACTAACTCTACTTCTATTTGGCAGTTTAGCGGATTATTACCCGGCAACTATTATGTGAAAGCAAATTTATTAAATCCATTATCATTCCCTAATGTTTTAAATAGTTATTACGATAATACTTTTGAATGGCTTAATGCAACACCTATTGTTCTTTCGTGTGATGATACAACCAATATTACATTAAATATGGCTAGCATTACTCCTCAAACAACAGGAAATGGAACTATAAGCGGAACAGTAATAATGATAGGTGGAACAAAAGCTGCAGGTGAACCTGTTCCTGGTGCAGAAATATTAATTGAACAGGAACCTAATGATGTGCCTGTACAATGTGTATTTACCGATTCAACAGGATTATATGTTTTTCACAATCTAGTTCCAGATACAGGGTATCATATTATAGTTCAGATTCCGGGATTTCCACAAATTAACACTTATCAAAATATTACAGTAATTGCTAATGACACTTTACCAAATCTGAATTTTCTGGTTGATACTATAGTTGGAATTTACAAGGATACAGCAAGTTTTGTTTCACAAATTTCAATCAACGGAGTTGGTTTAGAAGTTTACCCTAATCCATTTGTAACAAATATTAATGTAAAATTAAGTTTAACAAAGTCAGCTAATGTGAGCTACGAATTATATGATGAATTAGGACATACAATAATTAAATCAAAACCTGTATTTATGCTTGAAGGTAAAAACGAATTTAACATTGTGCCAAATAATAATACTGGAATTTGTTATTTAATGATAAAGGCTGGGGAAACAATATTAGTGAAGAAACTTATTTCAAACAAAAAATAA
- a CDS encoding tail fiber domain-containing protein, with the protein MKQFIFSIISIFISIVVFAQSPQSFKYQAVVRDAGGSVIQSQNVNFQISIISGSVNGTVEYVESHSAITNTFGIVNLNIGLGTPVTNTFSAINWSNNLHFIKVEADPTGGTNYIDMGTTQLLSVPYALYAETAGNVQTYTSGNGINITGNVVTNSSPDQTITLTQNGATTVTGTYPNFTISSTDLNTGTPGGLNKTIQFNNSGVFDGNSNFTWDNSNERLGVGLNNPTGRMVVQGSTTAPATEPLFEVKNKAGQSVFVVYEDSVNVFVNDDAIQSNRGGFAVSGRNNAKAFTNKYLNVTPDNSKIWTKDTLKGFGVENINGTNKTGYMQMTPNNYLIGHLAGNSLTTGKYNSFIGYQSGFNDTSGYKNYFIGYRTGYNNSNGYSNVFMGDSAGFSNTTGYHNVFIGNQSGLSNIGGAKNIGIGNGSLFSNISGWSDIAIGDEALSHNTFGYFNIAIGRYSLWQNTIGSINTSIGNGALMNNTDAHYNTAIGGGCLQYLDNGNGNTALGALALEYITFGINNTALGYQAFQTSDPIGNSTALGADAQINLSNKVRIGDVTVQIIEGQVAYSFPSDGRFKNNVTEDVKGLDFITKLRPIVYNFDTRKFDSFLMQDMTDSLRESIMSKKDYSESTNIRQTGFIAQEIEQAAKESGYNFNGVHKPANEKDNYSVSYSLFTVPLVKAVQELNSKNQELNNEINLLKTKISEIDNLKAEIEKLKSYIKDTEK; encoded by the coding sequence ATGAAACAATTTATTTTTTCAATTATCAGTATTTTTATAAGTATTGTTGTATTTGCACAATCACCACAGTCTTTTAAATACCAAGCTGTAGTACGCGATGCAGGAGGTAGTGTTATACAATCGCAAAATGTAAATTTTCAAATCAGTATTATTTCAGGATCAGTTAACGGAACTGTTGAATATGTGGAGTCACATTCTGCAATAACAAATACTTTTGGAATTGTAAATCTTAATATAGGATTAGGAACTCCTGTAACAAATACATTTTCTGCAATAAACTGGAGCAACAACTTACATTTTATTAAAGTTGAAGCAGACCCAACCGGAGGAACAAACTATATTGATATGGGAACAACACAATTATTGAGTGTTCCCTATGCTTTATATGCCGAAACAGCCGGTAATGTTCAAACATATACATCAGGTAATGGTATAAATATCACCGGAAATGTAGTTACAAATAGCTCACCTGATCAAACAATAACATTAACTCAAAACGGTGCAACAACAGTCACAGGAACTTATCCAAATTTTACAATTAGTAGTACTGACTTAAATACTGGAACTCCTGGTGGTTTAAATAAAACCATTCAGTTTAATAACTCCGGAGTGTTTGATGGAAACTCAAATTTTACATGGGATAACTCAAATGAAAGATTAGGTGTTGGTTTAAATAATCCAACTGGAAGAATGGTAGTACAGGGAAGTACAACAGCTCCGGCAACAGAACCTCTATTTGAAGTAAAAAACAAAGCAGGACAATCGGTTTTTGTTGTTTATGAAGATAGCGTTAATGTTTTTGTTAATGACGATGCCATACAATCTAATCGTGGTGGGTTTGCAGTAAGTGGAAGAAATAACGCAAAAGCTTTTACAAATAAATATTTAAATGTAACTCCTGATAACTCAAAAATATGGACAAAAGATACATTAAAAGGATTTGGAGTTGAAAATATTAATGGAACCAATAAAACCGGTTATATGCAAATGACTCCGAACAATTATTTAATAGGACATTTGGCTGGAAACTCATTAACAACAGGTAAATATAATTCATTTATTGGTTATCAAAGTGGGTTTAATGATACTTCGGGTTATAAAAATTATTTTATCGGGTATCGAACTGGTTATAACAATTCAAATGGTTATAGTAATGTTTTTATGGGTGACAGTGCCGGTTTTTCAAACACAACAGGTTATCATAATGTATTTATTGGAAACCAAAGTGGTTTATCCAATATCGGTGGAGCCAAAAATATTGGAATTGGAAATGGTTCCTTATTTTCAAATATTTCAGGTTGGTCAGATATTGCCATTGGAGATGAGGCACTTTCTCATAATACTTTTGGATACTTTAATATTGCTATTGGAAGATATTCTTTATGGCAAAATACAATAGGAAGTATTAATACCTCAATAGGAAACGGAGCGCTGATGAATAATACAGATGCTCATTATAATACGGCTATTGGTGGAGGATGCCTTCAATATCTTGACAATGGCAACGGCAACACAGCTCTTGGTGCACTAGCACTTGAGTATATAACATTTGGCATTAATAATACTGCTTTAGGTTACCAAGCATTTCAAACTTCAGATCCTATAGGTAACTCTACAGCTTTGGGTGCAGATGCTCAGATTAATTTAAGTAATAAGGTCCGCATTGGTGATGTTACAGTTCAAATTATTGAAGGGCAGGTTGCATATTCTTTCCCTTCAGACGGAAGATTTAAGAATAATGTTACAGAAGATGTAAAAGGACTTGATTTTATAACAAAGCTACGACCAATTGTTTACAATTTTGATACACGAAAATTCGACTCCTTTTTAATGCAGGATATGACTGATAGCTTAAGAGAATCTATTATGAGCAAAAAAGATTATAGTGAATCAACAAATATCAGACAAACAGGTTTTATTGCTCAGGAGATAGAACAAGCTGCAAAAGAATCAGGGTATAATTTTAACGGAGTTCACAAACCTGCAAATGAAAAGGATAACTATAGTGTATCCTATTCCTTATTTACTGTGCCATTAGTTAAGGCAGTGCAAGAATTAAATTCAAAAAATCAGGAATTAAATAATGAAATAAATTTATTAAAAACAAAAATTTCAGAAATAGATAATCTTAAAGCAGAAATAGAAAAATTAAAATCTTATATTAAAGATACAGAAAAATAA
- a CDS encoding tail fiber domain-containing protein: MKKIFLTIIAIIIANYTFSQTPQSFQYQAVVRDASGTAMVSQPVNFQISIISGSISGTVVYVETHAAITNSLGIVILNIGEGTASSGIFANINWGSLYHFIKVEADPTGNTSYLDMGTTQLLSVPYALYAETAGNAGSTYTQGNGIDITGNVISNTSPDQTVVLNSGTGASVTGTYPNFTINNTQPDQTVNLSGAGSTSVSGAYPNFTISSTDNNTTYNAGSGINVTGTTITNTAPDQNVSLTQAGATTITGTYPNFTISSTDNNTTYTAGSGLSLTGTTFANTSPDQTVTMVNGTGITITGSYPTFTVTNSSPNATHTGEVTGAGALTIANNAVTTSKIADGSVTAVKLNSMSATNGQALKFNGTNWAPATDANTVYTAGAGINITGTTITNTAPNQTVTLTQAGATTITGTSPNFTISSTDLNTGTPGGLNKTIQFNNSGVFAGNSNFMWDNSNERLGVGLNNPSGRMVVQGSVTALATEPLFEVKNNAGQTVFVVYQDSVNVFVNDDAIQSNRGGFAVSGRNSAKAFTNNYLRVTPDNTRIHTGDTLTGFGVSDITGGPTASYMQMTPTNYFIGHQAGHSITSGKFNSFIGYQAGYSDTSGYKNYFIGYRSGYRNLSGYSNIFIGDSAGYNNTTGIKNVIIGNQSGLNNLIGKYNVFLGFKSGYTNNADYNVFLGYQAGYSNTTGWGNTANGYSALYSNTVGRNNVANGYEALYTNVNGDYNVANGYQALYFNNMGAYNSANGYQALYKNTNGNYNVASGYQAMYSNTLGQDNTAQGYQAMYFNTTAQQNVAIGKSALFNANTNYNVAIGNSSLYSNTTGSYNTALGFSSFWGGTAYVNSTALGYGTSINASNQVRVGNSSITSSWVQVDWTIGSDLRIKKNINENIPGLDFIKLLRPVSYNYDISKENEILGIIDSSNYKGKYDIEKIQFSGFIAQEVDEAANKIGYDFSGVDKTGPLWGLRYSQFTVPIVKAVQEQQAMINDLKTQNDMLRTQNIDMQKQINELRELVIKK, from the coding sequence ATGAAAAAAATATTTCTCACTATAATTGCTATTATAATAGCCAATTATACATTTTCACAAACACCACAATCATTCCAATATCAGGCAGTAGTTAGAGATGCATCTGGAACGGCAATGGTAAGTCAACCTGTAAATTTTCAAATTAGTATAATTTCAGGATCGATAAGCGGAACCGTTGTTTACGTTGAAACTCATGCAGCAATTACCAATAGTTTAGGAATTGTAATTTTAAACATTGGCGAAGGAACCGCATCATCAGGAATATTTGCAAATATAAACTGGGGCAGTTTATATCATTTTATTAAAGTTGAAGCCGACCCGACAGGTAATACAAGTTATTTAGATATGGGAACAACACAGTTATTGAGTGTTCCTTATGCTCTTTATGCTGAAACTGCTGGTAATGCCGGATCAACATATACCCAAGGAAATGGTATTGATATTACAGGAAATGTTATTTCAAATACTTCTCCTGATCAAACTGTAGTTTTAAACTCTGGCACAGGGGCAAGCGTTACCGGAACTTATCCAAATTTTACAATTAATAATACTCAACCCGATCAAACTGTAAATTTATCTGGAGCTGGTTCAACTTCAGTTAGCGGAGCATACCCGAATTTTACAATTTCAAGTACTGACAATAATACTACATATAATGCAGGCTCTGGAATAAATGTTACTGGGACTACTATAACTAACACTGCACCTGATCAAAATGTATCTTTAACTCAAGCTGGTGCAACAACTATCACAGGTACATACCCAAACTTTACAATATCTAGTACCGATAACAATACAACTTATACTGCCGGATCAGGATTAAGCTTAACAGGAACAACATTTGCTAACACATCTCCCGATCAGACTGTAACAATGGTAAATGGAACAGGGATTACTATTACCGGATCTTATCCGACATTCACGGTTACTAACTCTAGTCCAAATGCCACTCATACCGGCGAAGTAACAGGTGCAGGCGCTTTAACAATTGCTAACAATGCTGTAACAACATCTAAAATTGCTGATGGAAGTGTTACTGCAGTAAAGCTTAATTCAATGTCTGCAACAAACGGGCAGGCTTTAAAATTTAACGGAACAAACTGGGCACCTGCAACTGATGCGAATACTGTATATACAGCTGGTGCAGGAATAAACATTACTGGAACAACAATTACAAATACAGCTCCTAATCAAACTGTAACACTAACACAAGCTGGTGCAACAACTATTACAGGAACATCTCCTAATTTTACAATTAGCAGTACAGATTTAAACACCGGTACACCTGGCGGACTAAATAAAACAATTCAATTTAATAATTCTGGCGTTTTTGCTGGAAATTCAAATTTTATGTGGGATAACTCTAACGAAAGACTTGGTGTTGGTTTAAATAATCCTTCGGGAAGAATGGTAGTTCAAGGAAGTGTTACTGCATTAGCAACCGAACCACTTTTTGAAGTAAAAAACAACGCAGGACAAACAGTTTTTGTAGTTTATCAGGATAGTGTAAATGTTTTTGTAAACGACGATGCTATACAATCTAATCGTGGAGGTTTTGCTGTAAGTGGAAGAAATAGCGCAAAAGCTTTTACAAATAATTATTTGAGAGTAACACCTGATAATACTAGAATTCATACAGGCGATACCCTTACAGGTTTTGGAGTATCAGATATTACTGGAGGCCCAACAGCAAGTTATATGCAAATGACCCCAACCAATTATTTTATTGGACATCAGGCAGGACACTCAATTACTTCAGGAAAATTTAATTCATTTATCGGATATCAAGCTGGTTATTCAGACACATCAGGGTATAAAAATTATTTTATTGGTTACCGTTCGGGATATAGAAATTTAAGCGGATATAGCAATATTTTTATAGGTGATAGTGCTGGTTATAATAATACTACAGGAATTAAAAATGTTATTATTGGAAATCAAAGTGGCTTAAATAACTTAATTGGCAAATACAATGTATTTCTTGGCTTTAAATCAGGATATACAAACAATGCAGATTATAATGTATTTCTTGGGTATCAGGCCGGTTATTCAAATACTACCGGATGGGGAAACACTGCTAATGGTTATTCTGCACTTTATTCAAATACAGTAGGAAGAAACAATGTTGCTAACGGATATGAAGCACTTTATACAAATGTAAACGGAGATTACAATGTTGCTAATGGGTATCAGGCACTTTATTTTAATAATATGGGTGCATATAATTCTGCTAATGGGTATCAGGCACTTTATAAAAACACAAATGGTAATTATAACGTTGCTAGCGGGTATCAGGCAATGTACTCAAATACTTTAGGACAAGACAATACTGCTCAAGGATATCAGGCAATGTACTTTAATACAACAGCACAGCAAAATGTAGCTATCGGAAAGTCAGCTCTATTTAATGCTAATACAAATTATAATGTTGCTATTGGAAACTCTTCTTTATATAGTAATACTACCGGAAGTTATAATACAGCTCTTGGATTTTCGTCATTCTGGGGTGGAACAGCATATGTTAATTCAACTGCATTAGGATATGGCACCAGTATTAATGCAAGTAATCAAGTAAGAGTTGGAAATTCATCTATAACTTCTTCTTGGGTTCAGGTAGACTGGACAATTGGATCTGATTTAAGAATTAAGAAAAACATTAATGAAAACATTCCTGGGCTTGATTTTATAAAATTATTAAGACCTGTTTCCTATAATTATGATATTTCAAAAGAAAACGAAATTTTGGGAATCATAGATTCTTCTAATTATAAAGGGAAATATGATATTGAAAAAATTCAGTTTTCCGGTTTTATTGCTCAGGAAGTTGATGAAGCGGCTAATAAAATTGGATATGATTTCAGTGGTGTAGATAAAACCGGACCACTCTGGGGCCTTAGGTATTCACAGTTTACAGTGCCAATTGTTAAGGCGGTACAAGAACAACAAGCAATGATTAATGATTTGAAAACCCAAAATGATATGCTTAGAACTCAGAATATTGATATGCAAAAACAAATTAATGAGCTAAGAGAATTAGTCATTAAAAAATAA
- a CDS encoding 4Fe-4S binding protein: MAYIINSDCTACGTCIDECPVGAISEGDIYKIDAETCTDCGACADVCPVEAIHPA, translated from the coding sequence ATGGCATACATTATTAATTCCGATTGTACCGCTTGTGGAACTTGCATTGACGAATGTCCAGTTGGCGCTATTTCTGAAGGCGATATTTACAAAATTGACGCTGAAACATGTACCGATTGTGGTGCTTGTGCAGATGTTTGTCCAGTAGAGGCAATTCATCCAGCTTAA